In Pyrus communis chromosome 8, drPyrComm1.1, whole genome shotgun sequence, one genomic interval encodes:
- the LOC137742888 gene encoding uncharacterized protein, with protein sequence MERHLFNKIMISVYNHDSYCVKKNDAFGVMDLLPKQKINDALRMLAYGASADQVDEIARMGKSTILESLMRFCGAIESIYTTKYFRRPTEIDLQRLLMKCAMRGFPGMIGRIDCMHWTWKNYPSACQGTYGDIKGAKSIILEAVASFDTWIWHALFGVPGAQNDLNVLV encoded by the coding sequence atggaacgacatttgttcaacaaaatcatgatttctGTTtacaaccatgattcttactgtGTGAaaaagaatgatgcttttggtgttATGGATCTCCTTCCTAAGCAAAAAATTAATgatgccttgcggatgcttgcatatggagcatctgcagaccaagtggatgagatagcaaggatggggaaatcaaccattcttgagtccctgatgaggttttgcggagcaattgaatctatctacaccacaAAGTACTTCCGGAGACCTACTGAGATagacttgcaaaggcttctgatGAAGTGCGCGATGCgaggttttcctgggatgattggaaggatcgattgtatgcactggacctgGAAAAACTATCCAAGTGCATGTCAAGGCACTTATGGGGACataaaaggagcaaaaagtatcattttggaggcggtggcatcttttgatacatggatttggcacgccctTTTCGGGGTTccaggagctcaaaatgacctcaatgtccttgtttaa
- the LOC137742889 gene encoding zinc finger CCCH domain-containing protein 20-like: protein MTLGELHRPNPTVHVPPSLPHDDSTADMYSPSPLSGNANGADFNSPYYLHEALTTLQCYLPSNETDLDSDSDISGRESDAPIDAYSCDHVRMFEFKVRRCARGPSHDWTECPYAHPGEKARRRDPRKYHYSGTGCPDFRKGHCKKGDACEFAHGVFEYWLHPSRYRTQPCKDGTSCKRRVCFFAHTPEQLRVLPQQSPRGGGNSLNEAESYDGSPLRQAMEAAAASCVKTMPFVSSRPEESPPVSPMSGPLGLGSINEMVASRRNLQFGKVKSFSSSRNVRTGGSSGFGSPVSPGFGSPCGSMVRPEFSSLPSTPTRVPSRSGISYLVTNN from the coding sequence ATGACGCTCGGAGAACTGCACCGTcccaatccaacggtccacgtCCCTCCGTCGCTCCCACACGATGATTCGACGGCCGACATGTACTCACCGTCTCCCCTGAGCGGCAATGCAAACGGCGCTGACTTCAACAGCCCTTACTACCTCCACGAAGCCCTAACGACGCTCCAGTGCTACTTGCCTTCCAACGAGACCGACCTGGACTCCGACTCAGATATTTCCGGCCGCGAATCGGACGCGCCGATCGACGCCTACTCCTGCGACCACGTCAGGATGTTCGAGTTCAAGGTCAGGAGGTGCGCACGTGGCCCGTCACATGACTGGACCGAGTGTCCGTACGCCCACCCGGGGGAGAAGGCCAGGCGCCGCGACCCGAGGAAGTATCACTATTCGGGTACGGGCTGCCCCGATTTTCGAAAGGGTCATTGCAAGAAGGGCGACGCGTGCGAGTTTGCGCACGGGGTTTTCGAGTACTGGCTCCACCCGTCTCGCTACCGTACTCAGCCGTGCAAGGACGGCACCAGCTGCAAGCGGAGGGTTTGTTTCTTTGCTCACACGCCGGAGCAGCTTAGGGTTTTGCCTCAGCAGAGCCCCAGAGGCGGAGGCAACTCCCTCAACGAGGCCGAGTCGTATGACGGCTCGCCGCTGAGGCAGGCGATGGAGGCCGCTGCTGCTTCGTGTGTGAAAACTATGCCTTTCGTGTCCTCCCGGCCGGAAGAGTCGCCACCGGTATCTCCGATGAGCGGGCCTCTTGGGTTGGGCTCTATTAACGAAATGGTAGCTTCGCGTAGGAACTTGCAGTTCGGAAAGGTCAAGTCTTTTTCCTCTTCTCGGAATGTTCGGACGGGGGGATCTTCTGGGTTTGGGTCTCCAGTCTCTCCAGGGTTCGGGTCACCATGCGGGTCCATGGTCCGACCCGAATTCTCCAGCCTGCCTTCAACACCGACCCGAGTCCCGTCCCGTTCCGGAATTAGTTATTTGGTAACTAATAACTAA